From a region of the Falco peregrinus isolate bFalPer1 chromosome 5, bFalPer1.pri, whole genome shotgun sequence genome:
- the NEK4 gene encoding serine/threonine-protein kinase Nek4 isoform X6, which produces MPLAAYCFLRAVGKGSYGEVSLVRHQQDSKQYVIKKLNLKNASVRERKAAEQEAQLLSQLKHPNIVTYRESWQGEDGLLYIVMGFCEGGDLYHKLKEQKGKLLPENQVVEWFVQIAMALQYLHEKHILHRDLKTQNVFLTRTNIIKVGDLGIARVLENQCDMASTLIGTPYYMSPELFSNKPYNYKSDVWALGCCVYEMATLKHAFNAKDMNSLVYRIIEGKLPPMPKDYSPQLVEIIRTMLSKKPEERPSVKSILRQPYIKHQISLFLEATKAKASRSHKKTVNSKPKDPCSVVSVKNESHSRNVTHQNHSFEQARKYKNEEDCIIKYKATKLCPSEKPAVELERKLSNNDLNNLGDSLATVSEVNIDILPSERIKYGIEKCDSEYIPENNKAKNLNIPGNSKITSGGPVIKEDELQQRAKQAFKAENTESKQSSVDAIEEDGDTLKLLQPVSKDQKQTDLSLDSTEKLLAPSVPVVIQFRTVAPRPLPFPSDMKAETAQRCAEQRGAETSASVNNVQTSQGAIAKERPLSARERRRLKQSREEMFPSVIPARRTSNSAVVEAKSHMENHVKVAQSSSDPSISQRTRETHCLSDDELSSSTSSTDKSDGDSKERKSTMNEMNDLVQLMTWTLKMDSKENSEYCVTSTPAPEFKLHRKYRDTLILHGKSPEESEELQFEEISSDMLSVPDKIRRMVEVLRSDVVQGLGVKLLEKAYSIMEEDDEAKRELQLREQMGDKYASYSAKARHLKFLEENVKL; this is translated from the exons ATGCCCCTGGCTGCCTACTGCTTCCTCCGAGCCGTGGGGAAGGGCAGCTACGGGGAGGTGAGCCTGGTGCGGCACCAGCAGGACAGCAAGCAG tatGTCATCAAAAAGTTAAACCTTAAAAATGCATCTGTCCgagagaggaaagcagcagaacaagagGCACAGTTGTTATCCCAGTTGAAACACCCAAACATAGTCACCTACAGAGAGTCCTGGCAGGGGGAAGATGGCCTATTATATATTGTTATGGGCTTCTGCGAGGGAGGAGATCTGTATCACAAACTTAAAGAGCAGAAGGGCAAGCTTTTGCCTGAGAATCAGGTGGTGGAGTGGTTTGTCCAGATTGCTATGGCACTACAG tattTACATGAAAAGCACATTCTGCACAGAGATCTTAAaactcaaaatgtttttctgacaCGAACAAATATAATCAAAGTGGGTGATCTGGGAATAGCCAGAGTGTTGGAAAACCAGTGTGACATGGCCAGCACTCTCATAGGCACACCATACTACATGAGCCCCGAACTCTTCTCTAACAAACCCTACAACTACAAG TCTGATGTTTGGGCATTAGGCTGCTGCGTTTATGAAATGGCTACACTGAAACATGCCTTTAACGCTAAAGACATGAACTCTTTGGTTTATCGAATTATTGAAGGAAAG TTGCCACCCATGCCAAAGGATTACAGCCCACAGTTGGTAGAAATAATACGAACTATGCTCAGTAAAAAACCTGAGGAAAGACCTAGTGTGAAAAGCATACTACGACAGCCGTATATCAAGCACcaaatttctttgtttttggaAGCCACAAAGGC gaAGGCATCCAGAAGTCATAAGAAAACAGTGAATTCCAAGCCAAAAGATCCTTGTTCTGTGGTCTCAGTAAAGAATGAATCTCATAGCAGGAATGTTACACACCAGAATCACTCCTTTGAGCAAGCCAGGAAATACAAA AATGAAGAAGATTGCATCATCAAATACAAAGCCACCAAATTATGTCCTTCAGAGAAACCAGCTGTTgagctggaaagaaaactgagcaATAATGATTTGAACAACCTGGGAGACTCCTTGGCTACAGTTAGTGAAGTCAATATTGATATCTTACCATCTGAAAGGATAAAGTATGGAATTGAGAAGTGTGACAGCGAGTATATTCCAGAGAATAATAAAgcaaagaatttaaatattcCAGGGAACTCTAAAATAACATCTGGTGGGCCAGTGATTAAGGAAGATGAACtacagcaaagagcaaagcaagcttttaaagctgaaaatactgagTCTAAGCAGTCTTCTGTTGATGCTATAGAAGAAGATGGTGACACTTTGAAACTCCTGCAGCCTGTATCAAAAGACCAAAAGCAAACTGACCTG AGCTTGGATTCTACTGAAAAGCTGCTAGCACCGTCTGTTCCTGTTGTGATTCAG TTCAGAACAGTTGCTCCTCGACctttaccttttccttctgataTGAAGGCAGAGACAGCACAGAGGTGTGCAGAGCAGCGTGGTGCTGAAACCTCTGCATCTGTAAATAACGTCCAAACCAGTCAAGGTGCCATTGCAAAG GAGCGGCCTTTGTCAGCAAGAGAACGAAGGAGGCTAAAACAGTCTCGGGAGGAAATGTTTCCCTCTG TGATTCCAGCAAGACGAACGTCAAATAGTGCAGTAGTTGAAGCAAAATCACATATGGAAAATCATGTTAAAGTTGCTCAGTCCTCATCAGATCCCAGTATTTCTCAG AGAACGAGAGAAACCCATTGCCTGTCTGATGATGAGTTAAGCTCTTCCACAAGCTCCACAGATAAGTCTGATGGTGATTCCAAGGAGAG AAAAAGCACTATGAATGAAATGAATGATTTGGTGCAGCTAATGACATGGACACTGAAAATGGACTCTAAGGAGAACTCTGAATACTGTGTAACCTCAACTCCAGCCCCAGAGTTTAAACTTCATAGAAAATACCGAGACACTTtgattttacatggaaaatCACCTGAAGAATCAGAGGAATTACAATTTGAAGAGATCTCTTCAG atatgTTATCAGTTCCTGACAAGATCAGGAGAATGGTTGAAGTCCTGAGGTCTGATGTGGTGCAAGGATTGGGAGTGAAACTTCTTGAGAAGGCATACAGCATCATGGAAGAAGATGATGAGGCGAAGAGAGAG CTGCAGTTGCGGGAGCAGATGGGAGACAAGTATGCAAGTTACAGTGCGAAGGCACGGCATCTGaaatttcttgaagaaaatgtgaagcTCTGA
- the NEK4 gene encoding serine/threonine-protein kinase Nek4 isoform X5, translated as MPLAAYCFLRAVGKGSYGEVSLVRHQQDSKQYVIKKLNLKNASVRERKAAEQEAQLLSQLKHPNIVTYRESWQGEDGLLYIVMGFCEGGDLYHKLKEQKGKLLPENQVVEWFVQIAMALQYLHEKHILHRDLKTQNVFLTRTNIIKVGDLGIARVLENQCDMASTLIGTPYYMSPELFSNKPYNYKSDVWALGCCVYEMATLKHAFNAKDMNSLVYRIIEGKLPPMPKDYSPQLVEIIRTMLSKKPEERPSVKSILRQPYIKHQISLFLEATKAKASRSHKKTVNSKPKDPCSVVSVKNESHSRNVTHQNHSFEQARKYKNEEDCIIKYKATKLCPSEKPAVELERKLSNNDLNNLGDSLATVSEVNIDILPSERIKYGIEKCDSEYIPENNKAKNLNIPGNSKITSGGPVIKEDELQQRAKQAFKAENTESKQSSVDAIEEDGDTLKLLQPVSKDQKQTDLGTTVFQLQREMSLDSTEKLLAPSVPVVIQFRTVAPRPLPFPSDMKAETAQRCAEQRGAETSASVNNVQTSQGAIAKERPLSARERRRLKQSREEMFPSVIPARRTSNSAVVEAKSHMENHVKVAQSSSDPSISQRTRETHCLSDDELSSSTSSTDKSDGDSKERKSTMNEMNDLVQLMTWTLKMDSKENSEYCVTSTPAPEFKLHRKYRDTLILHGKSPEESEELQFEEISSDMLSVPDKIRRMVEVLRSDVVQGLGVKLLEKAYSIMEEDDEAKRELQLREQMGDKYASYSAKARHLKFLEENVKL; from the exons ATGCCCCTGGCTGCCTACTGCTTCCTCCGAGCCGTGGGGAAGGGCAGCTACGGGGAGGTGAGCCTGGTGCGGCACCAGCAGGACAGCAAGCAG tatGTCATCAAAAAGTTAAACCTTAAAAATGCATCTGTCCgagagaggaaagcagcagaacaagagGCACAGTTGTTATCCCAGTTGAAACACCCAAACATAGTCACCTACAGAGAGTCCTGGCAGGGGGAAGATGGCCTATTATATATTGTTATGGGCTTCTGCGAGGGAGGAGATCTGTATCACAAACTTAAAGAGCAGAAGGGCAAGCTTTTGCCTGAGAATCAGGTGGTGGAGTGGTTTGTCCAGATTGCTATGGCACTACAG tattTACATGAAAAGCACATTCTGCACAGAGATCTTAAaactcaaaatgtttttctgacaCGAACAAATATAATCAAAGTGGGTGATCTGGGAATAGCCAGAGTGTTGGAAAACCAGTGTGACATGGCCAGCACTCTCATAGGCACACCATACTACATGAGCCCCGAACTCTTCTCTAACAAACCCTACAACTACAAG TCTGATGTTTGGGCATTAGGCTGCTGCGTTTATGAAATGGCTACACTGAAACATGCCTTTAACGCTAAAGACATGAACTCTTTGGTTTATCGAATTATTGAAGGAAAG TTGCCACCCATGCCAAAGGATTACAGCCCACAGTTGGTAGAAATAATACGAACTATGCTCAGTAAAAAACCTGAGGAAAGACCTAGTGTGAAAAGCATACTACGACAGCCGTATATCAAGCACcaaatttctttgtttttggaAGCCACAAAGGC gaAGGCATCCAGAAGTCATAAGAAAACAGTGAATTCCAAGCCAAAAGATCCTTGTTCTGTGGTCTCAGTAAAGAATGAATCTCATAGCAGGAATGTTACACACCAGAATCACTCCTTTGAGCAAGCCAGGAAATACAAA AATGAAGAAGATTGCATCATCAAATACAAAGCCACCAAATTATGTCCTTCAGAGAAACCAGCTGTTgagctggaaagaaaactgagcaATAATGATTTGAACAACCTGGGAGACTCCTTGGCTACAGTTAGTGAAGTCAATATTGATATCTTACCATCTGAAAGGATAAAGTATGGAATTGAGAAGTGTGACAGCGAGTATATTCCAGAGAATAATAAAgcaaagaatttaaatattcCAGGGAACTCTAAAATAACATCTGGTGGGCCAGTGATTAAGGAAGATGAACtacagcaaagagcaaagcaagcttttaaagctgaaaatactgagTCTAAGCAGTCTTCTGTTGATGCTATAGAAGAAGATGGTGACACTTTGAAACTCCTGCAGCCTGTATCAAAAGACCAAAAGCAAACTGACCTG GGAACGACAGTTTTCCAGCTGCAAAGAGAGATG AGCTTGGATTCTACTGAAAAGCTGCTAGCACCGTCTGTTCCTGTTGTGATTCAG TTCAGAACAGTTGCTCCTCGACctttaccttttccttctgataTGAAGGCAGAGACAGCACAGAGGTGTGCAGAGCAGCGTGGTGCTGAAACCTCTGCATCTGTAAATAACGTCCAAACCAGTCAAGGTGCCATTGCAAAG GAGCGGCCTTTGTCAGCAAGAGAACGAAGGAGGCTAAAACAGTCTCGGGAGGAAATGTTTCCCTCTG TGATTCCAGCAAGACGAACGTCAAATAGTGCAGTAGTTGAAGCAAAATCACATATGGAAAATCATGTTAAAGTTGCTCAGTCCTCATCAGATCCCAGTATTTCTCAG AGAACGAGAGAAACCCATTGCCTGTCTGATGATGAGTTAAGCTCTTCCACAAGCTCCACAGATAAGTCTGATGGTGATTCCAAGGAGAG AAAAAGCACTATGAATGAAATGAATGATTTGGTGCAGCTAATGACATGGACACTGAAAATGGACTCTAAGGAGAACTCTGAATACTGTGTAACCTCAACTCCAGCCCCAGAGTTTAAACTTCATAGAAAATACCGAGACACTTtgattttacatggaaaatCACCTGAAGAATCAGAGGAATTACAATTTGAAGAGATCTCTTCAG atatgTTATCAGTTCCTGACAAGATCAGGAGAATGGTTGAAGTCCTGAGGTCTGATGTGGTGCAAGGATTGGGAGTGAAACTTCTTGAGAAGGCATACAGCATCATGGAAGAAGATGATGAGGCGAAGAGAGAG CTGCAGTTGCGGGAGCAGATGGGAGACAAGTATGCAAGTTACAGTGCGAAGGCACGGCATCTGaaatttcttgaagaaaatgtgaagcTCTGA
- the NEK4 gene encoding serine/threonine-protein kinase Nek4 isoform X7, whose product MPLAAYCFLRAVGKGSYGEVSLVRHQQDSKQYLHEKHILHRDLKTQNVFLTRTNIIKVGDLGIARVLENQCDMASTLIGTPYYMSPELFSNKPYNYKSDVWALGCCVYEMATLKHAFNAKDMNSLVYRIIEGKLPPMPKDYSPQLVEIIRTMLSKKPEERPSVKSILRQPYIKHQISLFLEATKAKASRSHKKTVNSKPKDPCSVVSVKNESHSRNVTHQNHSFEQARKYKNEEDCIIKYKATKLCPSEKPAVELERKLSNNDLNNLGDSLATVSEVNIDILPSERIKYGIEKCDSEYIPENNKAKNLNIPGNSKITSGGPVIKEDELQQRAKQAFKAENTESKQSSVDAIEEDGDTLKLLQPVSKDQKQTDLGTTVFQLQREMSLDSTEKLLAPSVPVVIQDSICDGASRDAQEKIASHLQPHSSVSEPSLSRQRRQKRRELAEVCSEEFRTVAPRPLPFPSDMKAETAQRCAEQRGAETSASVNNVQTSQGAIAKERPLSARERRRLKQSREEMFPSVIPARRTSNSAVVEAKSHMENHVKVAQSSSDPSISQRTRETHCLSDDELSSSTSSTDKSDGDSKERKSTMNEMNDLVQLMTWTLKMDSKENSEYCVTSTPAPEFKLHRKYRDTLILHGKSPEESEELQFEEISSDMLSVPDKIRRMVEVLRSDVVQGLGVKLLEKAYSIMEEDDEAKRELQLREQMGDKYASYSAKARHLKFLEENVKL is encoded by the exons ATGCCCCTGGCTGCCTACTGCTTCCTCCGAGCCGTGGGGAAGGGCAGCTACGGGGAGGTGAGCCTGGTGCGGCACCAGCAGGACAGCAAGCAG tattTACATGAAAAGCACATTCTGCACAGAGATCTTAAaactcaaaatgtttttctgacaCGAACAAATATAATCAAAGTGGGTGATCTGGGAATAGCCAGAGTGTTGGAAAACCAGTGTGACATGGCCAGCACTCTCATAGGCACACCATACTACATGAGCCCCGAACTCTTCTCTAACAAACCCTACAACTACAAG TCTGATGTTTGGGCATTAGGCTGCTGCGTTTATGAAATGGCTACACTGAAACATGCCTTTAACGCTAAAGACATGAACTCTTTGGTTTATCGAATTATTGAAGGAAAG TTGCCACCCATGCCAAAGGATTACAGCCCACAGTTGGTAGAAATAATACGAACTATGCTCAGTAAAAAACCTGAGGAAAGACCTAGTGTGAAAAGCATACTACGACAGCCGTATATCAAGCACcaaatttctttgtttttggaAGCCACAAAGGC gaAGGCATCCAGAAGTCATAAGAAAACAGTGAATTCCAAGCCAAAAGATCCTTGTTCTGTGGTCTCAGTAAAGAATGAATCTCATAGCAGGAATGTTACACACCAGAATCACTCCTTTGAGCAAGCCAGGAAATACAAA AATGAAGAAGATTGCATCATCAAATACAAAGCCACCAAATTATGTCCTTCAGAGAAACCAGCTGTTgagctggaaagaaaactgagcaATAATGATTTGAACAACCTGGGAGACTCCTTGGCTACAGTTAGTGAAGTCAATATTGATATCTTACCATCTGAAAGGATAAAGTATGGAATTGAGAAGTGTGACAGCGAGTATATTCCAGAGAATAATAAAgcaaagaatttaaatattcCAGGGAACTCTAAAATAACATCTGGTGGGCCAGTGATTAAGGAAGATGAACtacagcaaagagcaaagcaagcttttaaagctgaaaatactgagTCTAAGCAGTCTTCTGTTGATGCTATAGAAGAAGATGGTGACACTTTGAAACTCCTGCAGCCTGTATCAAAAGACCAAAAGCAAACTGACCTG GGAACGACAGTTTTCCAGCTGCAAAGAGAGATG AGCTTGGATTCTACTGAAAAGCTGCTAGCACCGTCTGTTCCTGTTGTGATTCAG GATAGCATCTGTGATGGAGCTTCGCGTGATGCTCAGGAAAAAATTGCCTCTCACTTGCAGCCTCATAGTTCTGTCAGTGAACCCTCTCTGTCACGGCAGCGACGGCAGAAGAGAAGAGAGCTGGCTGAAGTCTGTTCAGAGGAG TTCAGAACAGTTGCTCCTCGACctttaccttttccttctgataTGAAGGCAGAGACAGCACAGAGGTGTGCAGAGCAGCGTGGTGCTGAAACCTCTGCATCTGTAAATAACGTCCAAACCAGTCAAGGTGCCATTGCAAAG GAGCGGCCTTTGTCAGCAAGAGAACGAAGGAGGCTAAAACAGTCTCGGGAGGAAATGTTTCCCTCTG TGATTCCAGCAAGACGAACGTCAAATAGTGCAGTAGTTGAAGCAAAATCACATATGGAAAATCATGTTAAAGTTGCTCAGTCCTCATCAGATCCCAGTATTTCTCAG AGAACGAGAGAAACCCATTGCCTGTCTGATGATGAGTTAAGCTCTTCCACAAGCTCCACAGATAAGTCTGATGGTGATTCCAAGGAGAG AAAAAGCACTATGAATGAAATGAATGATTTGGTGCAGCTAATGACATGGACACTGAAAATGGACTCTAAGGAGAACTCTGAATACTGTGTAACCTCAACTCCAGCCCCAGAGTTTAAACTTCATAGAAAATACCGAGACACTTtgattttacatggaaaatCACCTGAAGAATCAGAGGAATTACAATTTGAAGAGATCTCTTCAG atatgTTATCAGTTCCTGACAAGATCAGGAGAATGGTTGAAGTCCTGAGGTCTGATGTGGTGCAAGGATTGGGAGTGAAACTTCTTGAGAAGGCATACAGCATCATGGAAGAAGATGATGAGGCGAAGAGAGAG CTGCAGTTGCGGGAGCAGATGGGAGACAAGTATGCAAGTTACAGTGCGAAGGCACGGCATCTGaaatttcttgaagaaaatgtgaagcTCTGA
- the NEK4 gene encoding serine/threonine-protein kinase Nek4 isoform X2 — protein sequence MPLAAYCFLRAVGKGSYGEVSLVRHQQDSKQYVIKKLNLKNASVRERKAAEQEAQLLSQLKHPNIVTYRESWQGEDGLLYIVMGFCEGGDLYHKLKEQKGKLLPENQVVEWFVQIAMALQYLHEKHILHRDLKTQNVFLTRTNIIKVGDLGIARVLENQCDMASTLIGTPYYMSPELFSNKPYNYKSDVWALGCCVYEMATLKHAFNAKDMNSLVYRIIEGKLPPMPKDYSPQLVEIIRTMLSKKPEERPSVKSILRQPYIKHQISLFLEATKAKASRSHKKTVNSKPKDPCSVVSVKNESHSRNVTHQNHSFEQARKYKNEEDCIIKYKATKLCPSEKPAVELERKLSNNDLNNLGDSLATVSEVNIDILPSERIKYGIEKCDSEYIPENNKAKNLNIPGNSKITSGGPVIKEDELQQRAKQAFKAENTESKQSSVDAIEEDGDTLKLLQPVSKDQKQTDLSLDSTEKLLAPSVPVVIQDSICDGASRDAQEKIASHLQPHSSVSEPSLSRQRRQKRRELAEVCSEEFRTVAPRPLPFPSDMKAETAQRCAEQRGAETSASVNNVQTSQGAIAKERPLSARERRRLKQSREEMFPSVIPARRTSNSAVVEAKSHMENHVKVAQSSSDPSISQRTRETHCLSDDELSSSTSSTDKSDGDSKERKSTMNEMNDLVQLMTWTLKMDSKENSEYCVTSTPAPEFKLHRKYRDTLILHGKSPEESEELQFEEISSDMLSVPDKIRRMVEVLRSDVVQGLGVKLLEKAYSIMEEDDEAKRELQLREQMGDKYASYSAKARHLKFLEENVKL from the exons ATGCCCCTGGCTGCCTACTGCTTCCTCCGAGCCGTGGGGAAGGGCAGCTACGGGGAGGTGAGCCTGGTGCGGCACCAGCAGGACAGCAAGCAG tatGTCATCAAAAAGTTAAACCTTAAAAATGCATCTGTCCgagagaggaaagcagcagaacaagagGCACAGTTGTTATCCCAGTTGAAACACCCAAACATAGTCACCTACAGAGAGTCCTGGCAGGGGGAAGATGGCCTATTATATATTGTTATGGGCTTCTGCGAGGGAGGAGATCTGTATCACAAACTTAAAGAGCAGAAGGGCAAGCTTTTGCCTGAGAATCAGGTGGTGGAGTGGTTTGTCCAGATTGCTATGGCACTACAG tattTACATGAAAAGCACATTCTGCACAGAGATCTTAAaactcaaaatgtttttctgacaCGAACAAATATAATCAAAGTGGGTGATCTGGGAATAGCCAGAGTGTTGGAAAACCAGTGTGACATGGCCAGCACTCTCATAGGCACACCATACTACATGAGCCCCGAACTCTTCTCTAACAAACCCTACAACTACAAG TCTGATGTTTGGGCATTAGGCTGCTGCGTTTATGAAATGGCTACACTGAAACATGCCTTTAACGCTAAAGACATGAACTCTTTGGTTTATCGAATTATTGAAGGAAAG TTGCCACCCATGCCAAAGGATTACAGCCCACAGTTGGTAGAAATAATACGAACTATGCTCAGTAAAAAACCTGAGGAAAGACCTAGTGTGAAAAGCATACTACGACAGCCGTATATCAAGCACcaaatttctttgtttttggaAGCCACAAAGGC gaAGGCATCCAGAAGTCATAAGAAAACAGTGAATTCCAAGCCAAAAGATCCTTGTTCTGTGGTCTCAGTAAAGAATGAATCTCATAGCAGGAATGTTACACACCAGAATCACTCCTTTGAGCAAGCCAGGAAATACAAA AATGAAGAAGATTGCATCATCAAATACAAAGCCACCAAATTATGTCCTTCAGAGAAACCAGCTGTTgagctggaaagaaaactgagcaATAATGATTTGAACAACCTGGGAGACTCCTTGGCTACAGTTAGTGAAGTCAATATTGATATCTTACCATCTGAAAGGATAAAGTATGGAATTGAGAAGTGTGACAGCGAGTATATTCCAGAGAATAATAAAgcaaagaatttaaatattcCAGGGAACTCTAAAATAACATCTGGTGGGCCAGTGATTAAGGAAGATGAACtacagcaaagagcaaagcaagcttttaaagctgaaaatactgagTCTAAGCAGTCTTCTGTTGATGCTATAGAAGAAGATGGTGACACTTTGAAACTCCTGCAGCCTGTATCAAAAGACCAAAAGCAAACTGACCTG AGCTTGGATTCTACTGAAAAGCTGCTAGCACCGTCTGTTCCTGTTGTGATTCAG GATAGCATCTGTGATGGAGCTTCGCGTGATGCTCAGGAAAAAATTGCCTCTCACTTGCAGCCTCATAGTTCTGTCAGTGAACCCTCTCTGTCACGGCAGCGACGGCAGAAGAGAAGAGAGCTGGCTGAAGTCTGTTCAGAGGAG TTCAGAACAGTTGCTCCTCGACctttaccttttccttctgataTGAAGGCAGAGACAGCACAGAGGTGTGCAGAGCAGCGTGGTGCTGAAACCTCTGCATCTGTAAATAACGTCCAAACCAGTCAAGGTGCCATTGCAAAG GAGCGGCCTTTGTCAGCAAGAGAACGAAGGAGGCTAAAACAGTCTCGGGAGGAAATGTTTCCCTCTG TGATTCCAGCAAGACGAACGTCAAATAGTGCAGTAGTTGAAGCAAAATCACATATGGAAAATCATGTTAAAGTTGCTCAGTCCTCATCAGATCCCAGTATTTCTCAG AGAACGAGAGAAACCCATTGCCTGTCTGATGATGAGTTAAGCTCTTCCACAAGCTCCACAGATAAGTCTGATGGTGATTCCAAGGAGAG AAAAAGCACTATGAATGAAATGAATGATTTGGTGCAGCTAATGACATGGACACTGAAAATGGACTCTAAGGAGAACTCTGAATACTGTGTAACCTCAACTCCAGCCCCAGAGTTTAAACTTCATAGAAAATACCGAGACACTTtgattttacatggaaaatCACCTGAAGAATCAGAGGAATTACAATTTGAAGAGATCTCTTCAG atatgTTATCAGTTCCTGACAAGATCAGGAGAATGGTTGAAGTCCTGAGGTCTGATGTGGTGCAAGGATTGGGAGTGAAACTTCTTGAGAAGGCATACAGCATCATGGAAGAAGATGATGAGGCGAAGAGAGAG CTGCAGTTGCGGGAGCAGATGGGAGACAAGTATGCAAGTTACAGTGCGAAGGCACGGCATCTGaaatttcttgaagaaaatgtgaagcTCTGA